The Cucumis melo cultivar AY chromosome 6, USDA_Cmelo_AY_1.0, whole genome shotgun sequence genome includes a region encoding these proteins:
- the LOC103483647 gene encoding PRA1 family protein D isoform X1, producing the protein MSTAEFAVTFKEAGRSVIATRRPWREFLDPSALSLPSSLSDATTRISHNLTRFLSNYCLVVLLLIFLGLIYHPFSMIVFLLVFVAWFFLYFSRDDPIRVFGFELDDLVLIIILGLSTGLALALTGVFVNVLISLAIGAVVVCLHAALRSTEDLVGDMQDPFGDALLESPRGNETEDEDDNCVFSGYDHITSKEDYRP; encoded by the exons ATGTCTACCGCTGAATTCGCCGTCACTTTCAAGGAAGCCGGTCGATCCGTCATCGCAACTCGCCGTCCATGGCGGGAATTCCTAGACCCATCAGCTCTCAGCCTCCCTTCTTCCCTCTCCGACGCTACGACTCGGATTTCTCATAACTTGACCCGTTTCCTTTCCAATTACTGTCTTGTCGTCTTGCTTCTCATTTTTCTTGGCCTCATTTACCATCCATTTTCCATGATTGTCTTCTTACTCGTCTTTGTTGCCTGGTTCTTCCTTTACTTTTCTCGCGATGACCCAATTAGGGTTTTTGGTTTTGAGTTGGATGATTTGGTTTTGATTATCATTCTTGGATTGTCTACTGGTTTGGCGCTGGCTTTGACTGGGGTTTTTGTGAATGTGCTGATTTCACTTGCAATTGGGGCTGTGGTGGTTTGCTTGCATGCGGCTTTGAGGAGTACTGAGGATCTTGTTGGGGATATGCAAGACCCTTTTGGGGATGCCCTTTTGGAGAGTCCAAGAG GCAACGAAACTGAGGACGAGGATGACAACTGTGTTTTCTCAG GTTATGATCACATTACATCCAAAGAAGACTATCGACCTTAG
- the LOC103483647 gene encoding PRA1 family protein D isoform X3 — translation MSTAEFAVTFKEAGRSVIATRRPWREFLDPSALSLPSSLSDATTRISHNLTRFLSNYCLVVLLLIFLGLIYHPFSMIVFLLVFVAWFFLYFSRDDPIRVFGFELDDLVLIIILGLSTGLALALTGVFVNVLISLAIGAVVVCLHAALRSTEDLVGDMQDPFGDALLESPRG, via the exons ATGTCTACCGCTGAATTCGCCGTCACTTTCAAGGAAGCCGGTCGATCCGTCATCGCAACTCGCCGTCCATGGCGGGAATTCCTAGACCCATCAGCTCTCAGCCTCCCTTCTTCCCTCTCCGACGCTACGACTCGGATTTCTCATAACTTGACCCGTTTCCTTTCCAATTACTGTCTTGTCGTCTTGCTTCTCATTTTTCTTGGCCTCATTTACCATCCATTTTCCATGATTGTCTTCTTACTCGTCTTTGTTGCCTGGTTCTTCCTTTACTTTTCTCGCGATGACCCAATTAGGGTTTTTGGTTTTGAGTTGGATGATTTGGTTTTGATTATCATTCTTGGATTGTCTACTGGTTTGGCGCTGGCTTTGACTGGGGTTTTTGTGAATGTGCTGATTTCACTTGCAATTGGGGCTGTGGTGGTTTGCTTGCATGCGGCTTTGAGGAGTACTGAGGATCTTGTTGGGGATATGCAAGACCCTTTTGGGGATGCCCTTTTGGAGAGTCCAAGAG GGTGA
- the LOC103483647 gene encoding PRA1 family protein D isoform X2 — translation MSTAEFAVTFKEAGRSVIATRRPWREFLDPSALSLPSSLSDATTRISHNLTRFLSNYCLVVLLLIFLGLIYHPFSMIVFLLVFVAWFFLYFSRDDPIRVFGFELDDLVLIIILGLSTGLALALTGVFVNVLISLAIGAVVVCLHAALRSTEDLVGDMQDPFGDALLESPRGDYSGI, via the coding sequence ATGTCTACCGCTGAATTCGCCGTCACTTTCAAGGAAGCCGGTCGATCCGTCATCGCAACTCGCCGTCCATGGCGGGAATTCCTAGACCCATCAGCTCTCAGCCTCCCTTCTTCCCTCTCCGACGCTACGACTCGGATTTCTCATAACTTGACCCGTTTCCTTTCCAATTACTGTCTTGTCGTCTTGCTTCTCATTTTTCTTGGCCTCATTTACCATCCATTTTCCATGATTGTCTTCTTACTCGTCTTTGTTGCCTGGTTCTTCCTTTACTTTTCTCGCGATGACCCAATTAGGGTTTTTGGTTTTGAGTTGGATGATTTGGTTTTGATTATCATTCTTGGATTGTCTACTGGTTTGGCGCTGGCTTTGACTGGGGTTTTTGTGAATGTGCTGATTTCACTTGCAATTGGGGCTGTGGTGGTTTGCTTGCATGCGGCTTTGAGGAGTACTGAGGATCTTGTTGGGGATATGCAAGACCCTTTTGGGGATGCCCTTTTGGAGAGTCCAAGAGGTGATTACAGCGGTATCTGA
- the LOC103484181 gene encoding E3 ubiquitin protein ligase DRIP2-like isoform X2 — protein sequence MTTATATVKLPTEKLMRCLTCPLCHNLFTNATTISECLHTFCRDCISEKIAEEELEGCPICNTNLGGVPLEKLRADHTMDDLREKIFPCKVRKEKEPEKTQLSSSSSVSLPTKRKEGSYTTTDSGTTKMLSTSTSQESFAKQQCLSTMIDHKKLNFDLNKQNNGQVMERITDDLNKKEASVTCSNDCKIQDTLAKAETIQIDDNYCNIQEHGNKPIMERVERGSYGTTSGSIEHEKLQDISREKRLASSNGSSGKLHDPLGDIDADRQCNKSSSPIWFALVASDHQEGNEPLPQISSNYLRVSDGSIPVSFIQKYLAKKLGLASEIEVEISFKGQPVSSTLHLHDIVELWRHTTTTVELIQISVGSSAKDFVMVLSYGRKCYHPGKFTNICTHLNNGVQ from the exons ATGACGACGGCAACCGCCACGGTGAAATTACCCACTGAGAAGCTCATGCGTTGCTTGACATGCCCTCTTTGCCATAACTTGTTCACTAATGCTACCACCATATCGGAATGCCTCCACACAT TTTGCAGGGATTGTATATCTGAGAAGATAGCTGAAGAGGAATTAGAGGGTTGTCCTATCTGCAACACAAATTTAGGGGGTGTGCCTTTGGAGAAACTCAG GGCAGACCATACAATGGATGATTTAAGGGAAAAGATATTTCCTTGTAAAGTGAGGAAGGAGAAGGAACCTGAGAAAACACAGTTGTCATCCTCGTCCTCAGTTTCGTTGCCTACCAAAAGAAAAGAGGGATCATATACAACTACTGATTCTGGAACaacaaaaatgttgtcaacATCTACATCACAAGAGAGCTTCGCCAAGCAACAATGCCTTTCCACCATGATTGATCACAAAAAACTTAACTTTGATCTAAATAAGCAGAACAATGGCCAAGTAATGGAGAGAATAACTGATGATTTGAATAAAAAGGAAGCAAGTGTAACATGCTCAAATGATTGTAAGATACAAGATACTCTCGCTAAGGCAGAAACAATCCAGATTGATGATAACTATTGTAATATTCAAGAACATGGTAACAAGCCAATTATGGAAAGAGTTGAAAGAGGATCTTATGGAACAACTTCAGGTTCTATTGAACATGAAAAATTGCAGGATATTTCGAGGGAAAAAAGATTAGCTAGCAGCAACGGATCCTCTGGTAAATTGCACGATCCTTTAGGTGACATTGATGCAGATAGACAATGCAACAAGTCATCAAGTCCTATATGGTTTGCACTAGTTGCTTCTGATCACCA GGAAGGAAATGAGCCTTTGCCTCAGATCTCCTCAAACTACTTGAGGGTCAG CGATGGCAGTATACCAGTGTCATTTATCCAGAAATATCTTGCGAAGAAACTAGGTCTTGCTAGTGAGATTGAG GTGGAAATCTCATTCAAGGGCCAACCAGTGAGCTCCACATTGCATCTACATGACATTGTGGAACTGTGGCGACATACAACCACAACAGTAGAACTAATACAAATATCTGTGGGCAGCTCAGCCAAGGATTTCGTGATGGTTCTATCTTATGGTCGGAAGTGTTATCACCCTGGAAAATTCACAAACATTTGTACTCACTTAAACAATGGTGTTCAATAA
- the LOC103484181 gene encoding E3 ubiquitin protein ligase DRIP2-like isoform X1: MTTATATVKLPTEKLMRCLTCPLCHNLFTNATTISECLHTFCRDCISEKIAEEELEGCPICNTNLGGVPLEKLSARLKICRADHTMDDLREKIFPCKVRKEKEPEKTQLSSSSSVSLPTKRKEGSYTTTDSGTTKMLSTSTSQESFAKQQCLSTMIDHKKLNFDLNKQNNGQVMERITDDLNKKEASVTCSNDCKIQDTLAKAETIQIDDNYCNIQEHGNKPIMERVERGSYGTTSGSIEHEKLQDISREKRLASSNGSSGKLHDPLGDIDADRQCNKSSSPIWFALVASDHQEGNEPLPQISSNYLRVSDGSIPVSFIQKYLAKKLGLASEIEVEISFKGQPVSSTLHLHDIVELWRHTTTTVELIQISVGSSAKDFVMVLSYGRKCYHPGKFTNICTHLNNGVQ; the protein is encoded by the exons ATGACGACGGCAACCGCCACGGTGAAATTACCCACTGAGAAGCTCATGCGTTGCTTGACATGCCCTCTTTGCCATAACTTGTTCACTAATGCTACCACCATATCGGAATGCCTCCACACAT TTTGCAGGGATTGTATATCTGAGAAGATAGCTGAAGAGGAATTAGAGGGTTGTCCTATCTGCAACACAAATTTAGGGGGTGTGCCTTTGGAGAAACTCAG TGCTCGTTTGAAAATATGCAGGGCAGACCATACAATGGATGATTTAAGGGAAAAGATATTTCCTTGTAAAGTGAGGAAGGAGAAGGAACCTGAGAAAACACAGTTGTCATCCTCGTCCTCAGTTTCGTTGCCTACCAAAAGAAAAGAGGGATCATATACAACTACTGATTCTGGAACaacaaaaatgttgtcaacATCTACATCACAAGAGAGCTTCGCCAAGCAACAATGCCTTTCCACCATGATTGATCACAAAAAACTTAACTTTGATCTAAATAAGCAGAACAATGGCCAAGTAATGGAGAGAATAACTGATGATTTGAATAAAAAGGAAGCAAGTGTAACATGCTCAAATGATTGTAAGATACAAGATACTCTCGCTAAGGCAGAAACAATCCAGATTGATGATAACTATTGTAATATTCAAGAACATGGTAACAAGCCAATTATGGAAAGAGTTGAAAGAGGATCTTATGGAACAACTTCAGGTTCTATTGAACATGAAAAATTGCAGGATATTTCGAGGGAAAAAAGATTAGCTAGCAGCAACGGATCCTCTGGTAAATTGCACGATCCTTTAGGTGACATTGATGCAGATAGACAATGCAACAAGTCATCAAGTCCTATATGGTTTGCACTAGTTGCTTCTGATCACCA GGAAGGAAATGAGCCTTTGCCTCAGATCTCCTCAAACTACTTGAGGGTCAG CGATGGCAGTATACCAGTGTCATTTATCCAGAAATATCTTGCGAAGAAACTAGGTCTTGCTAGTGAGATTGAG GTGGAAATCTCATTCAAGGGCCAACCAGTGAGCTCCACATTGCATCTACATGACATTGTGGAACTGTGGCGACATACAACCACAACAGTAGAACTAATACAAATATCTGTGGGCAGCTCAGCCAAGGATTTCGTGATGGTTCTATCTTATGGTCGGAAGTGTTATCACCCTGGAAAATTCACAAACATTTGTACTCACTTAAACAATGGTGTTCAATAA
- the LOC103484181 gene encoding E3 ubiquitin protein ligase DRIP2-like isoform X3, with protein MTTATATVKLPTEKLMRCLTCPLCHNLFTNATTISECLHTFCRDCISEKIAEEELEGCPICNTNLGGVPLEKLRADHTMDDLREKIFPCKVRKEKEPEKTQLSSSSSVSLPTKRKEGSYTTTDSGTTKMLSTSTSQESFAKQQCLSTMIDHKKLNFDLNKQNNGQVMERITDDLNKKEASVTCSNDCKIQDTLAKAETIQIDDNYCNIQEHGNKPIMERVERGSYGTTSGSIEHEKLQDISREKRLASSNGSSGKLHDPLGDIDADRQCNKSSSPIWEGNEPLPQISSNYLRVSDGSIPVSFIQKYLAKKLGLASEIEVEISFKGQPVSSTLHLHDIVELWRHTTTTVELIQISVGSSAKDFVMVLSYGRKCYHPGKFTNICTHLNNGVQ; from the exons ATGACGACGGCAACCGCCACGGTGAAATTACCCACTGAGAAGCTCATGCGTTGCTTGACATGCCCTCTTTGCCATAACTTGTTCACTAATGCTACCACCATATCGGAATGCCTCCACACAT TTTGCAGGGATTGTATATCTGAGAAGATAGCTGAAGAGGAATTAGAGGGTTGTCCTATCTGCAACACAAATTTAGGGGGTGTGCCTTTGGAGAAACTCAG GGCAGACCATACAATGGATGATTTAAGGGAAAAGATATTTCCTTGTAAAGTGAGGAAGGAGAAGGAACCTGAGAAAACACAGTTGTCATCCTCGTCCTCAGTTTCGTTGCCTACCAAAAGAAAAGAGGGATCATATACAACTACTGATTCTGGAACaacaaaaatgttgtcaacATCTACATCACAAGAGAGCTTCGCCAAGCAACAATGCCTTTCCACCATGATTGATCACAAAAAACTTAACTTTGATCTAAATAAGCAGAACAATGGCCAAGTAATGGAGAGAATAACTGATGATTTGAATAAAAAGGAAGCAAGTGTAACATGCTCAAATGATTGTAAGATACAAGATACTCTCGCTAAGGCAGAAACAATCCAGATTGATGATAACTATTGTAATATTCAAGAACATGGTAACAAGCCAATTATGGAAAGAGTTGAAAGAGGATCTTATGGAACAACTTCAGGTTCTATTGAACATGAAAAATTGCAGGATATTTCGAGGGAAAAAAGATTAGCTAGCAGCAACGGATCCTCTGGTAAATTGCACGATCCTTTAGGTGACATTGATGCAGATAGACAATGCAACAAGTCATCAAGTCCTATATG GGAAGGAAATGAGCCTTTGCCTCAGATCTCCTCAAACTACTTGAGGGTCAG CGATGGCAGTATACCAGTGTCATTTATCCAGAAATATCTTGCGAAGAAACTAGGTCTTGCTAGTGAGATTGAG GTGGAAATCTCATTCAAGGGCCAACCAGTGAGCTCCACATTGCATCTACATGACATTGTGGAACTGTGGCGACATACAACCACAACAGTAGAACTAATACAAATATCTGTGGGCAGCTCAGCCAAGGATTTCGTGATGGTTCTATCTTATGGTCGGAAGTGTTATCACCCTGGAAAATTCACAAACATTTGTACTCACTTAAACAATGGTGTTCAATAA
- the LOC103483649 gene encoding auxin-responsive protein IAA14, with protein MEVSRKMVNMLETDLCLGLPGGGAEPETPKANGKRGFSETVDLKLNIQSKTGVTVDLTPKNSDTSTDEENLITSKDPAKPPAKAQVVGWPPVRSYRKNAMSQKSPDSGEKGGSSGGSAMFVKVCMDGAPYLRKVDLKMYKSYQELSNALAKMFSSFTMAGDYGAQGMIDFMNESKLMDLLNSSEYVPTYEDKDGDWMLVGDVPWEMFVDSCKRLRIMKGSEAIGLAPRAMEKCKSRS; from the exons ATGGAGGTTAGCCGCAAAATGGTCAACATGCTGGAAACTGATCTCTGTCTCGGCCTTCCCGGCGGTGGCGCCGAGCCCGAGACTCCCAAAGCAAATGGAAAAAGAGGGTTCTCTGAAACCGTTGATCTGAAACTCAATATCCAATCTAAGACTGGAGTTACCGTCGATCTGACTCCAAAGAATAGTGATACTTCGACTGATGAGGAGAATCTCATAACCTCTAAAGATCCTGCAAAGCCACCTGCCAA GGCACAAGTTGTGGGATGGCCACCCGTGCGATCCTACCGGAAGAATGCGATGTCTCAAAAGAGCCCTGACTCCGGAGAAAAAGGCGGAAGCAGCGGCGGTTCAGCTATGTTTGTCAAAGTTTGTATGGATGGCGCACCTTATCTGCGAAAGGTCGACCTGAAGATGTACAAAAGCTACCAAGAGCTCTCGAACGCCTTGGCCAAGATGTTCAGCTCCTTCACCATGGCCg GTGACTATGGGGCCCAAGGAATGATAGACTTCATGAATGAAAGCAAGTTGATGGATCTTCTGAACAGCTCTGAGTATGTGCCAACTTATGAAGATAAGGATGGTGATTGGATGCTGGTTGGAGATGTACCTTGGGA GATGTTTGTTGACTCATGCAAGCGCTTAAGGATAATGAAAGGATCAGAAGCTATTGGACTTG CCCCAAGAGCAATGGAAAAATGCAAAAGCAGAAGCTAA